A part of Streptomyces sp. NBC_01210 genomic DNA contains:
- a CDS encoding cytochrome ubiquinol oxidase subunit I, translated as MLSTAALLADTPPQLLPARELMAFTLASHILLVPFGVALPFITVLMHHRALRRNDAVALQLARRWSAVMAVQFAIGVVTGTVLSFELGLLWPGMMGRWGDVFGLGFGVEAWAFFLEAVLIAIYLYGWRRLKPWTHFWLAVPLPLAALMGAFGIIAANSWMNTPQGFRLDAQGNPVDVNVRQAVFTPMFGPEYWHFVVAMFLTAGYVVAGVYAVGWLRGRRDRYHRLGFTLPFTVAAILTPVQFMLGDSAARAVFHKQPIKFATMEIVWKTDTHVPEYMFGRLNGDGTISGGLKIPQLDSILAGFKPSTQVTGLTSVPAADRPTTVQANIVHWAFDIMATIGSLLILLALWYAWSWLRHRDLPRSRWFFRCAAIAGVACLVTVECGWITTEVGRQPWIVYNHMRVSEAVTATRAGSLWAMLGIVIVVYVAVFGAFLAIVLKMRTRWRIADEGSAAARAALPPETDTPYGPRSEPEPTATGAPPGGGSGRTPGGAS; from the coding sequence ATGCTCAGCACAGCGGCCCTTCTGGCGGACACCCCGCCCCAACTCCTGCCGGCTCGGGAGCTGATGGCCTTCACCCTGGCCTCGCACATCCTGCTGGTCCCGTTCGGCGTGGCGCTGCCGTTCATCACGGTGCTGATGCACCACCGGGCGCTGCGCCGCAACGACGCGGTCGCCCTTCAGCTCGCGCGGCGCTGGTCGGCGGTGATGGCTGTCCAGTTCGCCATCGGCGTCGTCACCGGCACTGTGCTGTCCTTCGAGCTCGGACTGCTGTGGCCCGGCATGATGGGCCGCTGGGGCGACGTCTTCGGCCTCGGGTTCGGCGTTGAGGCATGGGCGTTCTTCCTGGAGGCCGTCCTGATCGCGATCTACCTCTACGGCTGGCGTCGGCTCAAGCCCTGGACGCACTTCTGGCTGGCCGTACCGCTGCCGCTGGCCGCCCTGATGGGGGCGTTCGGCATCATCGCGGCCAACTCCTGGATGAACACTCCGCAGGGGTTCCGCCTCGACGCCCAGGGCAATCCCGTCGACGTCAACGTGCGCCAGGCGGTCTTCACGCCGATGTTCGGACCGGAGTACTGGCACTTCGTGGTCGCGATGTTCCTGACCGCCGGCTACGTGGTCGCCGGCGTGTACGCGGTCGGCTGGCTGCGCGGGCGCCGCGACCGATACCACCGACTGGGCTTCACGCTGCCATTCACCGTTGCCGCAATCCTCACACCGGTCCAGTTCATGCTCGGTGACTCGGCCGCTCGTGCCGTCTTCCACAAGCAGCCGATCAAGTTCGCCACCATGGAGATCGTCTGGAAGACCGACACCCACGTACCCGAGTACATGTTCGGGCGGTTGAATGGCGACGGGACGATCTCCGGCGGACTCAAGATCCCCCAACTGGACTCCATCCTCGCCGGCTTCAAGCCCAGCACGCAGGTGACCGGGCTGACCTCCGTGCCGGCCGCCGACCGCCCTACGACCGTCCAGGCCAACATCGTCCACTGGGCGTTCGACATCATGGCCACCATCGGCAGCCTGCTGATCCTGCTCGCGCTCTGGTACGCGTGGTCCTGGCTGCGACACCGGGACCTCCCGCGCAGCCGCTGGTTCTTCCGCTGCGCCGCAATCGCAGGAGTCGCCTGCCTGGTCACCGTGGAGTGCGGCTGGATCACCACCGAGGTCGGCCGCCAGCCCTGGATCGTCTACAACCACATGAGGGTCTCGGAGGCGGTGACCGCCACCCGCGCCGGATCGCTGTGGGCGATGCTCGGCATCGTGATCGTTGTGTACGTGGCCGTTTTCGGCGCGTTCCTCGCGATCGTTCTGAAGATGCGAACCCGGTGGCGCATCGCCGACGAGGGCTCGGCCGCCGCGCGCGCCGCACTGCCCCCTGAGACCGACACTCCCTACGGGCCCAGAAGCGAGCCCGAACCCACAGCCACCGGGGCCCCGCCCGGTGGCGGGTCCGGCCGCACCCCCGGCGGTGCGTCATGA
- a CDS encoding DUF2254 domain-containing protein, translated as MISWAAAFRLRQYVKASLWIVPLFGLLLGPVLAECAAALDGADWLPYHWQYSATTASTVLSSVVGAMVALLGFVVTIGVLVVQQATGTLSPRYMRLWYRDRLQKAVLATFTGTFAFAYTLLRSIESDSVPHLGVTLAGVAVAVSLLFLLIYLNRFTHNLRPVAIADLVGGMGVKVLVHGAAKARGSAARGGEPLLPAGPVAHMRSERGGVLQAIDAAGLMAAATRHDCVFVMVHPVGDFVAPGATLVEVHGGTSALDPHRVTGHFALGAERTIEQDPAFALRILVDIAIRALSPAVNDPTTAVQVLNHIESFLYTVSDIGLRSRYVLADDHGRPRLVVPGRTWEEYLQVGVTEIREYGATSLQICRRLRALLDGLLETLSAQHLPAVRMELEFLDEAVERQFTDPRRHAMARTADPQGIGGRRHPEATPPG; from the coding sequence ATGATCTCGTGGGCCGCCGCCTTCCGGCTGCGGCAGTACGTCAAGGCGAGCCTGTGGATCGTCCCGCTGTTCGGACTCCTACTCGGGCCGGTACTGGCCGAGTGTGCCGCTGCTCTGGACGGAGCGGACTGGCTGCCGTACCACTGGCAGTACTCCGCGACGACGGCCAGCACAGTGCTCAGCTCCGTCGTCGGCGCGATGGTCGCGCTGCTGGGATTCGTCGTGACCATCGGTGTCCTCGTCGTCCAGCAGGCCACGGGCACGCTGTCCCCGCGCTACATGCGCCTGTGGTACCGCGACCGCCTGCAGAAAGCCGTGCTCGCCACCTTCACCGGGACCTTCGCGTTCGCCTACACCCTGCTGCGGAGTATTGAGTCGGACTCCGTACCCCACCTGGGGGTGACCTTGGCCGGCGTGGCCGTCGCCGTCAGCCTGCTGTTCCTGCTGATCTACCTCAACCGTTTCACCCACAACCTCCGGCCGGTGGCCATCGCAGACCTGGTGGGAGGCATGGGCGTGAAGGTCCTGGTCCACGGAGCCGCGAAGGCCCGGGGCTCCGCTGCACGCGGCGGGGAACCCTTGCTGCCGGCCGGCCCGGTGGCGCACATGCGATCCGAGCGTGGCGGAGTGCTCCAGGCAATCGACGCGGCGGGGCTGATGGCCGCCGCAACCCGCCACGACTGCGTCTTCGTGATGGTCCACCCGGTCGGCGACTTCGTGGCGCCCGGCGCGACCCTCGTCGAGGTCCACGGCGGCACGTCCGCGCTTGATCCGCACCGGGTCACCGGACACTTCGCCCTGGGCGCGGAGCGCACCATCGAACAGGACCCTGCCTTCGCCCTGCGCATCCTCGTCGACATCGCCATCCGTGCGCTCTCGCCCGCAGTGAACGACCCCACGACCGCCGTGCAGGTGCTCAACCACATCGAGTCTTTCCTGTACACGGTCAGTGACATCGGACTCCGCAGTCGCTACGTGCTCGCCGACGACCACGGCCGGCCACGCCTCGTGGTGCCGGGTCGCACGTGGGAGGAGTACCTCCAGGTCGGTGTCACCGAGATCCGTGAGTACGGGGCGACGTCCCTCCAGATCTGCAGACGGCTGCGCGCGCTGCTGGACGGCCTGCTCGAGACTCTGTCGGCCCAGCATCTGCCGGCGGTCCGCATGGAACTTGAGTTCCTCGACGAGGCTGTGGAACGCCAGTTCACCGATCCCCGCCGCCACGCCATGGCACGCACGGCCGACCCGCAGGGTATCGGCGGCCGGCGACACCCGGAAGCCACACCTCCGGGATGA
- a CDS encoding ATP-binding protein: protein MHHTHLVQPAATAATRPVPAPSLGFAPDRELTVAGPWRLPRAPDTCGQARRAVCSTLSDWGLDHLADTAELLVSELVGNALLHAYGPVRLTVVRREVICCQVRDGSRELPQLRSAQTTDEFGRGLHLVDLMASKWGADPTPWGKEVWFELPEAPDSLGGRWH from the coding sequence ATGCACCACACGCACCTCGTACAGCCCGCCGCGACCGCCGCAACGCGCCCCGTCCCTGCCCCGTCCCTGGGCTTCGCCCCCGACCGGGAGCTGACCGTCGCCGGCCCCTGGCGGCTTCCGCGGGCTCCGGACACCTGTGGTCAGGCACGCAGAGCGGTGTGCAGCACCCTGTCCGACTGGGGCCTGGACCATCTTGCGGACACGGCCGAACTCCTGGTCAGCGAACTGGTCGGCAATGCGCTGCTGCACGCGTACGGTCCCGTCCGCCTCACCGTGGTACGCCGCGAGGTCATCTGTTGCCAGGTCCGCGACGGCAGCCGGGAACTGCCGCAGCTCCGTTCGGCGCAGACGACCGACGAATTCGGCCGCGGCCTGCATTTGGTTGACCTGATGGCGAGCAAATGGGGCGCCGACCCCACACCCTGGGGCAAGGAAGTCTGGTTCGAACTTCCGGAAGCGCCGGATTCCCTCGGTGGAAGGTGGCACTGA
- a CDS encoding TetR/AcrR family transcriptional regulator has product MADHPPEAGPAPQRPAGRRRPPAARPTDDDMLDAASAVFSEAGFHAATMDVVAARARSTKPTLYAHFGSKEDLFGKCADLAADTLASALFEAYAAAADLPLEQQVRAGVASFFHYADVHPARFRLLFGAHATGSAVEARQRLMSAATQEITRRIRYFTKRHGRGTWGTSAELCASFVVGTVVEGARYTLVAESLDPASAAEFTTQFAVAALRHIDPHLADAIDARD; this is encoded by the coding sequence ATGGCTGATCACCCGCCCGAGGCCGGCCCCGCGCCACAGCGTCCAGCCGGCCGTCGCCGCCCCCCTGCGGCACGCCCGACCGACGACGACATGTTGGACGCGGCCTCCGCGGTCTTCAGCGAGGCCGGATTCCACGCGGCGACAATGGACGTCGTCGCCGCGCGTGCGAGATCCACGAAACCCACGCTGTACGCACACTTCGGCAGCAAGGAGGACCTGTTCGGCAAATGCGCCGACCTGGCAGCCGACACCTTGGCAAGCGCGCTCTTCGAGGCCTACGCAGCAGCGGCCGATCTCCCGCTCGAACAGCAGGTTCGAGCGGGCGTGGCCTCGTTCTTCCATTATGCGGACGTCCATCCGGCGAGATTCCGGCTGCTCTTCGGCGCGCACGCGACGGGGTCGGCGGTCGAGGCCAGACAACGGCTGATGTCGGCCGCCACCCAGGAGATCACGCGCCGGATCCGGTACTTCACCAAGCGCCACGGCCGTGGCACCTGGGGGACGAGTGCGGAGCTCTGCGCCTCCTTCGTCGTCGGCACGGTCGTCGAGGGCGCGCGGTACACGCTGGTCGCCGAGTCGCTGGATCCGGCATCGGCCGCCGAGTTCACGACCCAGTTCGCCGTGGCGGCGCTCAGACACATCGACCCCCACCTCGCCGACGCGATCGACGCACGCGATTGA
- a CDS encoding NAD(P)/FAD-dependent oxidoreductase, which yields MQDHVTPRRVVILGGGFAGLFAARALRRSPVAVTVVDRRAHHLFQPLLYQCASGILSEGQIAQPLRAVLRRHHNVSCLLAEAIDVDVEARLVHARRPDGGALELPYDDLIVGVGMRQSYFGHDEFAAHAPGMKTLNDALDIRRRVYQAFEMAETAADARERQQWLTFALVGGGPTGVELAGQIREIAGHTLDREFQTIDSAQARVLLFEGSDEVLGAFGRPLADRAARTLQSLGVELHLGTKVTDVDARGLTVQDQDGATTRFAARSVLWTAGVEAPPFAAALARATGATQDRAGRIVVEPDLTVPGHPEIRVTGDVMSLNKLPGLAEVAMQSGAYAGRVVRHSVEGRTKQQKPFKYLDLGSAAYISRGRAVVKAGPLHLSGAIGWLAWLFIHLAFLTGFRSRLGAVLSWSVAFATSSRRERAFTLSDADADADADADADADADADADADAPAARATGQKAPPPPP from the coding sequence ATGCAGGATCACGTCACGCCCCGCCGGGTGGTGATCCTCGGCGGAGGGTTCGCCGGGTTGTTCGCCGCCCGCGCCCTACGTCGGTCACCGGTCGCCGTGACCGTGGTCGACCGCCGTGCCCACCACCTCTTCCAGCCACTGCTCTACCAGTGCGCCTCCGGAATCCTGTCCGAGGGCCAGATCGCGCAACCGCTCCGCGCGGTCCTGCGACGACACCACAACGTGAGCTGCCTGCTCGCTGAAGCCATCGACGTGGATGTCGAAGCCCGGCTGGTCCACGCCCGGCGACCGGACGGCGGAGCTCTCGAGCTGCCCTACGACGATCTGATCGTCGGAGTCGGCATGCGCCAGTCCTACTTCGGGCACGACGAGTTCGCCGCGCACGCCCCCGGCATGAAGACCCTGAACGACGCGCTGGACATCCGCCGACGGGTCTACCAGGCGTTCGAGATGGCCGAAACGGCCGCAGACGCCCGGGAACGGCAGCAGTGGCTCACCTTTGCGCTCGTCGGCGGCGGGCCGACCGGCGTCGAACTCGCCGGACAGATCCGGGAGATCGCCGGCCACACGCTCGACCGGGAGTTCCAGACGATCGACTCCGCCCAGGCCCGGGTGCTGCTCTTCGAGGGCTCCGACGAGGTGCTGGGCGCGTTCGGCCGCCCACTGGCCGATCGCGCGGCCCGAACCCTGCAGAGCCTCGGTGTGGAGCTCCACCTGGGCACGAAGGTCACTGACGTCGACGCGCGCGGCCTGACGGTACAAGACCAGGACGGTGCGACCACCCGGTTCGCGGCACGCTCCGTGCTGTGGACGGCCGGGGTCGAGGCGCCGCCCTTCGCCGCCGCGCTGGCCCGGGCAACCGGCGCCACCCAGGACCGGGCCGGACGCATCGTCGTCGAACCCGACCTCACCGTCCCCGGCCATCCGGAGATCCGCGTCACGGGCGACGTGATGAGCCTGAACAAGCTGCCGGGCCTGGCCGAGGTCGCCATGCAGTCGGGCGCATACGCCGGCCGGGTCGTGCGCCACTCGGTGGAGGGCAGGACGAAGCAGCAGAAGCCCTTCAAGTACCTGGACCTCGGCAGCGCCGCCTACATCTCCCGCGGCCGGGCCGTCGTCAAGGCCGGCCCGCTGCACCTGTCGGGAGCGATCGGCTGGCTCGCCTGGCTCTTCATCCACCTGGCCTTCCTCACCGGATTCCGCAGCAGGCTGGGAGCGGTGCTCAGCTGGTCCGTCGCCTTCGCCACCAGCTCGCGGCGCGAGCGCGCCTTCACCTTGTCCGACGCCGACGCCGACGCCGACGCCGACGCCGACGCCGACGCCGACGCCGATGCCGATGCCGATGCCGACGCGCCGGCCGCCCGGGCGACCGGGCAGAAGGCGCCCCCGCCGCCTCCCTGA
- a CDS encoding SDR family oxidoreductase, translating to MSAQLLRGQKALVTGANSGIGMATAIALGRAGADVVVNYVVGGDEAEKVVGQIKDFGVRAYAHEADEGQVVAMVARMVEEFGTIDIMVANAGLQRDAAVLDMTLAQWQKVIDVNLTGQFLCAREAAKEFVRRGVVAEVSRSAGKIICMSSVHQIIPWSGHVNYASSKGGVGMLMQTLAQELAPQRIRVNAIAPGAIRTPINRDAWSTPEAEADLLRLIPYRRVGDPDDIANAVVAMASDLLDYVVGSTLYVDGGMTLFPGFATGG from the coding sequence GTGTCCGCGCAGCTCCTCAGGGGCCAGAAGGCTCTGGTCACCGGTGCCAACTCGGGTATCGGCATGGCGACCGCCATTGCCTTGGGCCGGGCCGGCGCGGACGTCGTGGTGAACTACGTCGTCGGTGGGGACGAGGCCGAGAAGGTCGTGGGGCAGATCAAGGACTTCGGGGTCCGCGCCTACGCCCACGAGGCCGACGAGGGCCAGGTGGTCGCCATGGTGGCGCGGATGGTCGAGGAGTTCGGCACCATCGACATCATGGTGGCCAACGCGGGCCTTCAGCGGGACGCGGCCGTGCTGGACATGACGCTCGCCCAGTGGCAGAAGGTCATCGACGTCAACCTGACCGGCCAGTTCCTCTGCGCGCGCGAGGCCGCCAAGGAGTTCGTGCGGCGCGGTGTGGTGGCGGAGGTGTCCCGGTCGGCCGGGAAGATCATCTGCATGAGCTCGGTGCACCAGATCATCCCGTGGTCGGGGCACGTGAACTACGCGTCCTCCAAGGGCGGTGTGGGCATGCTGATGCAGACCCTCGCCCAGGAGTTGGCCCCCCAGCGGATCAGGGTCAACGCGATCGCACCCGGCGCCATCCGCACACCGATCAACCGCGACGCCTGGTCCACCCCCGAGGCCGAGGCCGATCTGCTGCGCCTCATTCCGTACCGCCGTGTGGGCGATCCGGACGACATCGCCAACGCCGTCGTGGCCATGGCGTCCGACCTGCTCGATTACGTCGTCGGCAGCACGCTCTACGTCGACGGCGGAATGACGCTCTTTCCCGGCTTCGCCACCGGAGGCTGA
- a CDS encoding cation:proton antiporter: protein MTDDEILLGIALTLVLATGSQILANKLRVPALILLLPVGFTVGALTDVIHPARLVGPDFSALVSLSVAVILYDAGLGLDLRNLTGRTRAIVGRLLVFGVVLTFLVVSTVGPALFSMPLRVASMLGTILVVSGPTVVGPLLDYVRPTERVRRILIWEGTLTDPIGGILGALVFHAIATTHRIDIGRGYQFGQFLISMSVGLVGGAVGTALLWLTLRTLRLGETLGTLAQLTTVIAVSAGCDIVRDDTGLIAAIVTGLAVTNIRGFDMPARRPFFGTLVQLIIGVLFVSISSTVTPASVVPVLVPALVLIAILVLVVRPLVAFAATRKTGLTFGERAFTGWMAPRGIVAASTASAFAAALVEKGIPGATRILPVTFMVIVGTVLLYALTAAPMARRLGVVKPSGTRPLLVGGHPWVIDLGRALRSGGLDVLMWAGLDEQRDRIRDAGIELATGDMLATATNPRARLEGVTAVFLLTDDDDFNALASVVAQDNVEGPVYRVGPPSESHGVVAPYTGGEILFGASLVRHVLAARYERGARFLVQPASQPIPPDYETLFVIRVDGRLDPVTETQSPTPQPGDSVVLLGPTSSLA, encoded by the coding sequence GTGACGGACGACGAGATCCTCCTCGGCATCGCTTTGACGCTGGTGCTCGCCACCGGATCGCAGATCCTGGCCAACAAGCTGAGAGTCCCCGCCCTGATTCTCCTGCTGCCGGTCGGCTTCACCGTGGGCGCGCTGACCGACGTCATTCACCCAGCGAGGCTGGTGGGGCCGGACTTCTCCGCGCTGGTGTCGCTGTCCGTGGCGGTGATTCTGTACGACGCCGGCCTCGGACTCGACCTGCGCAACCTCACCGGCCGTACCCGTGCCATCGTGGGCAGGCTGCTGGTGTTCGGCGTGGTCCTGACCTTTCTGGTCGTCTCGACGGTCGGCCCGGCGCTGTTCAGCATGCCGCTCAGGGTGGCGTCGATGCTGGGCACGATCCTCGTGGTGTCCGGTCCGACCGTCGTGGGTCCGCTGCTGGACTATGTGCGGCCCACGGAAAGGGTGCGGCGCATCCTGATCTGGGAAGGGACACTGACCGACCCGATCGGTGGCATTCTCGGAGCACTCGTCTTCCATGCCATCGCCACGACGCACCGCATCGACATCGGCAGGGGATACCAATTCGGCCAGTTCCTCATCAGCATGAGCGTCGGTCTTGTGGGCGGGGCGGTGGGCACCGCATTGCTCTGGCTGACGCTGCGCACCCTCCGGCTCGGCGAAACGCTCGGCACACTGGCACAACTGACCACGGTGATCGCCGTGTCGGCCGGATGCGACATCGTCCGGGACGACACGGGGCTCATCGCCGCGATCGTCACCGGACTGGCCGTCACCAACATCCGCGGCTTCGACATGCCCGCCCGCCGCCCCTTCTTCGGAACGCTGGTCCAGCTCATCATCGGGGTGTTGTTCGTCTCCATCTCGTCCACCGTCACCCCGGCGTCGGTCGTGCCGGTGCTCGTGCCCGCGCTCGTCCTCATCGCGATCCTCGTCCTGGTGGTGAGGCCGCTGGTGGCCTTCGCCGCCACCCGGAAGACGGGCCTGACCTTCGGGGAGCGAGCCTTCACCGGATGGATGGCCCCCCGCGGCATCGTCGCCGCGTCGACTGCGTCGGCCTTCGCCGCTGCCCTTGTCGAGAAGGGGATTCCCGGCGCCACCAGGATCCTTCCGGTCACGTTCATGGTGATCGTGGGAACGGTCCTGCTGTACGCACTGACCGCCGCGCCGATGGCCCGACGTCTGGGCGTGGTCAAACCGTCGGGCACCCGGCCGCTGCTGGTGGGCGGTCATCCATGGGTGATCGACCTGGGAAGAGCGTTGCGGTCCGGCGGGCTCGACGTGCTCATGTGGGCCGGACTCGACGAGCAACGGGACCGGATCCGGGATGCCGGGATCGAACTGGCAACGGGCGACATGCTGGCCACGGCCACCAACCCCCGGGCGCGGCTGGAGGGCGTCACGGCCGTGTTCCTGCTCACTGACGACGACGATTTCAACGCGCTCGCCTCGGTTGTGGCGCAGGACAACGTCGAAGGGCCCGTCTACCGGGTCGGCCCCCCGAGCGAAAGCCATGGCGTCGTCGCCCCCTACACGGGCGGCGAGATCCTCTTCGGCGCTTCACTGGTCCGGCACGTCCTGGCAGCGCGCTACGAGCGGGGGGCTCGCTTCCTGGTGCAGCCCGCATCCCAGCCGATCCCGCCGGACTACGAAACGCTGTTCGTCATCCGCGTTGACGGCCGGCTGGATCCGGTCACCGAGACACAGTCCCCCACCCCACAGCCGGGCGACTCCGTCGTACTTCTGGGCCCGACGTCGTCCCTCGCCTGA